Proteins encoded by one window of Halorubrum ruber:
- a CDS encoding TraB/GumN family protein codes for MTEPSRGSEEPPPSTDRSPRADGGDLDGAPRGDAAGEGEVTVVGTAHVSERSVDEVEETIERERPDVVAVELDEGRYRQLNGETPDDLDAGDLLKGNTVFQFLAYWMLSYVQTQLGERFDIEPGADMKAAVDLAESLGIDVALVDRDIQTTIQRFWARMTVTEKLRLVGGLAFGVSDPRVAGVIGGLFVGILAGPAIGLFGGAVGITTAILTSVAAGVLVALVVGIAVDQVGTLALSPDQRLYAAVGTGLAAGVAAGVTGVANGIVSTYLGGFPVTAIGGFGIGIGLGLVVGAVLAVAVGAFAGGEVDAEAGGIEELDEADLTDTDVVTMMMEEFRQFSPGGAEALIDERDAFIAHRLVALREAGHDVVAVVGAGHRAGIERYLADPATLPPMEDLVGQESGRGLPWKKAVGYAITVGFVGFFLLLALGGAGNAFLLRLFGAWFLINGAFAFAFAKVAGARWLSAAVGGAVAWLTSINPLLAPGWFTGYVELRSLTVNVADIGALNDLLADETRSAAELVSAMLDVPLFRLIVVVAMTNVGSIVASFLFAAYVIPAMFGAEVGGVEDVGRLLVEGALNGADLVRGAVGGIA; via the coding sequence ATGACAGAGCCGTCACGGGGGAGCGAGGAGCCGCCCCCGTCGACCGACCGATCCCCGCGGGCCGACGGCGGCGACCTCGACGGCGCGCCGCGCGGCGACGCGGCCGGCGAGGGAGAGGTCACGGTCGTCGGGACCGCGCACGTGTCGGAGCGCTCCGTCGACGAGGTCGAGGAGACGATCGAGCGGGAGCGCCCCGACGTCGTCGCCGTCGAGCTCGACGAGGGGCGCTACCGGCAGCTCAACGGCGAGACCCCCGACGACCTCGACGCCGGCGACCTGCTCAAGGGGAACACCGTGTTCCAGTTCCTCGCGTACTGGATGCTCTCGTACGTCCAGACCCAGCTGGGCGAGCGGTTCGACATCGAGCCGGGGGCGGATATGAAGGCCGCCGTCGACCTCGCCGAGTCGCTCGGCATCGACGTCGCCCTCGTCGACCGCGACATCCAGACAACGATCCAGCGCTTCTGGGCTCGCATGACGGTCACGGAGAAGCTCAGGCTCGTCGGCGGGCTGGCGTTCGGCGTCAGCGATCCGCGCGTCGCCGGCGTGATCGGCGGGCTCTTCGTCGGGATCCTCGCCGGCCCGGCGATCGGCCTCTTCGGCGGCGCGGTGGGGATCACCACGGCGATCCTGACGAGCGTCGCCGCGGGCGTCCTCGTCGCGCTCGTCGTCGGTATCGCCGTCGATCAGGTCGGCACGCTCGCGCTCTCGCCGGACCAACGCCTCTACGCTGCGGTCGGCACCGGGCTCGCCGCCGGTGTCGCCGCCGGGGTCACGGGCGTCGCGAACGGAATCGTCTCGACGTACCTCGGCGGCTTCCCCGTGACGGCGATCGGCGGCTTCGGGATCGGGATCGGCCTCGGACTCGTCGTCGGCGCCGTCCTCGCGGTCGCGGTCGGCGCGTTCGCCGGCGGTGAGGTCGACGCCGAGGCGGGCGGGATCGAAGAACTCGACGAGGCGGACCTCACCGACACGGACGTGGTGACGATGATGATGGAGGAGTTCCGGCAGTTCTCCCCGGGCGGCGCGGAGGCGCTCATCGACGAGCGCGACGCGTTCATCGCCCACCGGCTCGTCGCGCTCCGCGAGGCCGGCCACGACGTGGTCGCCGTCGTCGGCGCCGGCCACCGGGCGGGGATCGAGCGGTACCTCGCCGACCCCGCGACGCTCCCGCCGATGGAGGACCTGGTCGGGCAGGAGTCCGGGCGCGGGCTCCCGTGGAAGAAGGCGGTCGGCTACGCGATCACGGTCGGGTTCGTCGGCTTCTTCCTCCTGTTGGCGCTGGGCGGCGCGGGGAACGCGTTCCTGCTCCGCCTCTTCGGCGCGTGGTTCCTGATCAACGGCGCCTTCGCGTTCGCGTTCGCGAAGGTCGCCGGCGCGCGCTGGCTCTCGGCCGCCGTCGGCGGCGCCGTCGCGTGGCTGACTTCGATCAACCCGCTGCTCGCGCCCGGCTGGTTCACCGGCTACGTGGAGCTCCGCAGCCTGACGGTGAACGTCGCCGACATCGGCGCGCTCAACGACCTGCTCGCCGACGAGACGCGCTCCGCGGCGGAGCTGGTCTCCGCGATGCTCGACGTGCCGCTGTTCCGGCTCATCGTCGTCGTCGCGATGACGAACGTCGGGAGCATCGTCGCGAGCTTCCTCTTCGCGGCGTACGTCATCCCGGCGATGTTCGGCGCCGAGGTCGGCGGCGTCGAGGACGTCGGGCGGCTGCTCGTCGAGGGCGCGCTCAACGGCGCCGACCTCGTGCGCGGCGCCGTGGGGGGGATCGCATGA
- a CDS encoding ArsR/SmtB family transcription factor, producing the protein MSRLLPSLPDATPEEREPRVVGVDDDEADDLIAALGSETARAILSTLHDRPATKSELADEVDTSLQNVQYHLSRLDEADLVDVVDTAYSEKGREMDVYAAADEPLVLFSGGSEESSGIKTALMRLLGGYGIIGLAALAAQRLLAVGSPGGSEFTASSGGDAGTATTDGGDGSTADGADGPTVESVQDGDTAAESADGAIELVGDPLAEYAVSLVEPGIVFFVGAALVFTLAWAYWYRASN; encoded by the coding sequence ATGTCCCGGCTGTTGCCCTCCCTGCCGGACGCGACCCCCGAGGAGCGCGAGCCGCGGGTCGTCGGCGTCGACGACGACGAGGCCGACGACCTCATCGCCGCCCTCGGCTCCGAGACGGCGCGGGCCATCCTCTCGACGCTCCACGACCGCCCGGCGACGAAGTCCGAGCTCGCCGACGAGGTCGACACCTCGCTCCAGAACGTCCAGTACCACCTCTCGCGGCTCGACGAGGCCGACCTCGTCGACGTCGTCGACACCGCCTACTCCGAGAAGGGCCGCGAGATGGACGTGTACGCCGCCGCGGACGAGCCGCTCGTGCTGTTCTCGGGCGGCTCCGAGGAGTCGAGCGGGATCAAGACCGCGCTGATGCGCCTGCTCGGCGGCTACGGGATCATCGGACTCGCCGCGCTCGCGGCCCAGCGCCTCCTCGCGGTCGGATCGCCCGGCGGCTCGGAGTTCACCGCCAGCTCCGGCGGCGACGCGGGGACGGCCACCACCGACGGCGGCGACGGGAGCACGGCGGACGGCGCCGACGGTCCCACGGTAGAGAGCGTTCAGGACGGGGACACCGCAGCCGAGAGCGCGGACGGTGCGATCGAACTCGTCGGCGACCCGCTCGCCGAGTACGCCGTCTCGCTCGTCGAGCCCGGGATCGTCTTCTTCGTCGGCGCCGCGCTCGTGTTCACGCTCGCGTGGGCGTACTGGTACCGGGCGTCGAACTGA
- a CDS encoding bifunctional nuclease family protein, with product MEHEAEVVGVGAGSAPSGDVPAVILSARGEYVPIFVSGDQARSIGMALEGEPFDRPLTHDLLVDILTEFGGAIDRVRVDDLRDGTFYAKVDAERYDDGEPERFVFDARPSDALALAVRVDCPIIVTDEVIDEAGRSQDSIRFGGDGDPPEER from the coding sequence ATGGAACACGAAGCCGAGGTCGTCGGGGTCGGCGCGGGCTCGGCGCCGAGCGGCGACGTCCCGGCGGTTATCCTCTCCGCGCGCGGCGAGTACGTCCCGATATTCGTCAGCGGCGATCAGGCCCGCTCGATCGGGATGGCCTTAGAGGGCGAACCGTTCGACCGACCGCTCACGCACGACCTGCTCGTCGACATCCTCACGGAGTTCGGCGGCGCCATCGACCGCGTCCGCGTCGACGACCTCCGCGACGGCACCTTCTACGCGAAGGTCGACGCCGAGCGCTACGACGACGGCGAGCCGGAGCGGTTCGTCTTCGACGCCCGCCCCTCGGACGCGCTCGCGCTCGCCGTGCGGGTCGACTGTCCGATCATCGTGACCGACGAGGTGATAGACGAGGCGGGCCGCTCGCAGGACTCGATCCGGTTCGGCGGCGACGGCGACCCCCCCGAGGAGCGCTGA
- a CDS encoding GIY-YIG nuclease family protein, whose translation MSDAAGGSYTLVVALADDATVSAGALGEHRLPAGAYAYTGSALGSGGFSRVDRHRRTARGDNDTRHWHVDYLLGHPAARIDRVVRSVGVDVECAVAERLPAGPIEGFGASDCGCPSHLAGGDEGEHARGRDVDANEAFDALAERALAAHEAAVAETDDPDATVEVVAGSAE comes from the coding sequence ATGAGCGACGCCGCTGGCGGCAGCTACACGCTCGTCGTCGCCCTCGCGGACGATGCGACGGTGTCGGCGGGCGCGCTGGGCGAACACCGTCTCCCGGCCGGCGCGTACGCGTACACGGGGAGCGCGCTCGGGTCGGGCGGGTTCTCCCGGGTCGACAGACACCGCCGGACGGCGCGCGGCGATAACGACACCCGGCACTGGCACGTCGACTACCTGCTCGGCCACCCGGCGGCGCGGATCGACCGCGTCGTGCGCAGCGTCGGCGTCGACGTCGAGTGCGCGGTCGCCGAGCGCCTCCCGGCCGGTCCTATCGAGGGGTTCGGCGCCTCCGACTGCGGCTGTCCGAGTCATCTCGCGGGCGGAGATGAAGGCGAACACGCGCGAGGACGCGACGTCGACGCCAACGAGGCGTTCGACGCCCTCGCGGAGCGCGCGCTGGCGGCGCACGAGGCCGCAGTTGCCGAAACCGACGACCCGGACGCGACCGTCGAAGTCGTCGCGGGCTCGGCGGAGTGA
- a CDS encoding DUF7545 family protein, producing the protein MGDTETYTVTGPDGDEESFELPAGLVDVLSEQGEPATAVVSDVVVQAMAQQAHVIVHHSEGDVPEDIAEMEETAAELFEERFGQPLEEALGHSH; encoded by the coding sequence ATGGGAGACACCGAGACCTACACGGTCACCGGTCCCGACGGTGACGAAGAGTCGTTCGAACTGCCCGCCGGCCTCGTCGACGTGCTCAGCGAGCAGGGCGAGCCCGCGACCGCCGTCGTCTCCGACGTGGTCGTCCAGGCGATGGCCCAGCAGGCGCACGTCATCGTCCACCACAGCGAGGGCGACGTGCCCGAGGACATCGCGGAGATGGAGGAGACGGCCGCGGAGCTGTTCGAGGAGCGGTTCGGACAGCCGCTCGAAGAGGCGCTCGGCCACTCGCACTGA
- a CDS encoding metal ABC transporter permease, translated as MSGDSPTETGLRAEPKRGRRRTAELVGIGITGVVAVGMLGFLLLYWAQDLPVASDLYAAFRSLGRGMDTAFGTNVFRHPIMWQSMAVGVLVGVVAPLVGSFLVHREMALIGETLAHTAFAGVALGILVTSSTGWNGSLLLVALAVGILGALAVQWLTERTDAYGDVPIAIMLSGSFAVGTLIISYGDGLTGVNVEGFLFGNLAVVTPEGARLMGALSLIVVAGVAMTYKQLLFITFDEQAARVARLNVTGYNTLLVVLTAVVVVGAMQVLGVILVAAMLVVPVAAASQVARSFRETMYLGVIFGQLSVLGGFAVSIGFGLPSGGSIVVTAIAVYLASVVGSGSSVTAVSAHG; from the coding sequence ATGAGCGGGGACTCGCCCACTGAGACCGGACTTCGCGCGGAACCCAAACGCGGCCGCCGCCGAACGGCGGAACTCGTCGGAATCGGGATCACGGGCGTCGTCGCGGTCGGCATGCTCGGCTTCCTCCTGCTGTACTGGGCGCAGGACCTCCCGGTCGCGAGCGACCTGTACGCCGCGTTCCGCTCGCTCGGGCGGGGGATGGACACCGCGTTCGGCACGAACGTGTTCCGGCACCCGATCATGTGGCAGTCGATGGCGGTGGGCGTGCTCGTCGGGGTGGTCGCCCCGCTCGTCGGCTCCTTCCTCGTCCACCGCGAGATGGCGCTGATCGGCGAGACGCTCGCGCACACCGCGTTCGCCGGCGTCGCCCTCGGCATCCTCGTCACCTCCTCGACCGGGTGGAACGGGTCGCTGCTGCTCGTCGCGCTCGCGGTCGGTATCCTCGGCGCGCTCGCGGTCCAGTGGCTCACCGAGCGCACCGACGCCTACGGCGACGTGCCCATCGCGATCATGCTCAGCGGGAGCTTCGCGGTCGGCACGCTGATCATCAGCTACGGTGACGGCCTCACCGGGGTCAACGTCGAGGGATTCCTGTTCGGGAACCTCGCGGTGGTCACGCCGGAGGGCGCGCGCCTGATGGGCGCGCTCTCCCTGATCGTCGTCGCCGGCGTGGCGATGACGTACAAACAGCTCCTCTTCATCACCTTCGACGAGCAGGCCGCGCGGGTCGCGCGGCTGAACGTCACCGGCTACAACACCCTGCTCGTGGTGTTGACCGCGGTCGTCGTCGTCGGCGCGATGCAGGTGCTCGGCGTCATCCTCGTCGCCGCGATGTTGGTCGTCCCCGTCGCGGCCGCCTCGCAGGTCGCCCGGAGCTTCCGCGAGACGATGTACCTCGGCGTGATCTTCGGCCAGCTGTCGGTGCTCGGCGGCTTCGCGGTCTCGATCGGGTTCGGCCTCCCGTCGGGGGGGTCGATCGTCGTCACGGCCATCGCGGTGTACCTCGCGAGCGTCGTCGGATCGGGCTCCTCCGTGACGGCGGTCTCCGCGCACGGATAA
- a CDS encoding metal ABC transporter ATP-binding protein produces MSAIVDLDGVTFAYGDTVAVRDVSLTVEAGDFLGLVGPNGSGKTTLLHLMLGLHEADEGSVELFGRPIEEFDDGGRIGYVSQKATSRGGAMPVTVRECVTMGRFAHAGRGRLSEADRTAVADAIETVGIGDLTDRLVSELSGGQKQRAYIARALASDADLLALDEPTVGVDAESRDAFYALLDDLNDEGITIILIEHDIGVVTDRADRIACINTELYHHGDTESFVESDALAEAYGTTGQVVHHHH; encoded by the coding sequence GTGAGCGCAATCGTCGACCTCGACGGCGTGACGTTCGCCTACGGCGACACCGTGGCCGTGAGAGACGTCTCCCTCACCGTCGAGGCGGGGGACTTCCTCGGGCTCGTCGGCCCGAACGGCTCCGGGAAGACCACCCTCCTCCACCTCATGCTCGGCCTCCACGAGGCGGACGAGGGGTCGGTCGAGCTGTTCGGGCGACCGATCGAGGAGTTCGACGACGGCGGGCGGATCGGCTACGTCTCCCAGAAGGCGACGAGCCGGGGCGGCGCGATGCCGGTCACCGTCCGCGAGTGCGTCACCATGGGCCGGTTCGCGCACGCCGGACGGGGGCGCCTCTCGGAGGCCGACCGCACCGCCGTCGCCGACGCCATCGAGACGGTCGGCATCGGCGATCTGACCGACCGGCTCGTCTCGGAGCTGTCCGGCGGGCAGAAGCAGCGGGCGTACATCGCGCGCGCCCTGGCGAGCGACGCGGACCTGCTCGCGCTCGACGAGCCGACGGTCGGCGTCGACGCCGAGTCGCGCGACGCCTTTTACGCCCTCCTCGACGACCTCAACGACGAGGGGATCACGATCATCCTCATCGAGCACGACATCGGCGTCGTCACCGACCGCGCCGACCGCATCGCCTGTATCAACACCGAGCTGTACCACCACGGAGACACCGAGTCGTTCGTCGAGAGCGACGCCCTCGCCGAGGCGTACGGGACGACGGGACAAGTCGTCCACCACCACCACTGA
- a CDS encoding metal ABC transporter substrate-binding protein has translation MTHSRRSLLRRGAGLAVAGTAASLAGCAGAADGGSEGFDSGYAAFFTLNDWANEVADDLASFEDPVDVGQLGHGWTPDGTLAADVAATDAFVYLDSPEFSWAQDLAETLESDYDTVAVIDALDGLEDELLDWDHTHGGESGTHDGGDGSHDGEGENHDGRGETRYDPHVWVDPVLAGEMVDTISTGLGEADPDNADAYAANAEAYAEELGAVDDAFESIADEAARDVAVLAGHNSFQYLEARYGFRLRSPVGVSPQNEPTQSEIADTIELVDSEGIDVVLYDRFQSPRLAESIVENSDATEAVPVTPAGGTTREWNDAGYGYLDQMTEVNVPAFERAFGAQ, from the coding sequence ATGACTCACTCACGGCGGTCGTTGCTGCGGCGCGGCGCCGGGCTCGCGGTCGCGGGGACGGCGGCGTCGCTGGCGGGCTGTGCCGGCGCCGCGGACGGCGGGTCCGAGGGGTTCGACTCGGGGTACGCCGCCTTCTTCACCCTCAACGACTGGGCCAACGAGGTCGCGGACGACCTCGCGAGCTTCGAGGATCCGGTCGACGTGGGGCAGCTCGGGCACGGGTGGACGCCGGACGGGACCCTCGCGGCGGATGTCGCCGCGACGGACGCGTTCGTCTACCTCGACAGCCCGGAGTTCTCGTGGGCGCAGGACCTCGCGGAGACGCTGGAGAGCGACTACGACACGGTCGCGGTGATCGACGCGCTCGACGGCCTTGAAGACGAGCTCCTCGACTGGGACCACACGCACGGCGGAGAGAGCGGGACTCACGACGGGGGGGACGGAAGTCACGACGGCGAGGGCGAAAACCACGACGGAAGAGGCGAGACTCGGTACGACCCGCACGTCTGGGTCGACCCGGTCCTCGCGGGCGAGATGGTCGACACGATCTCGACCGGGCTCGGCGAGGCGGACCCGGACAACGCCGACGCGTACGCTGCGAACGCCGAGGCGTACGCGGAAGAGCTCGGCGCGGTCGACGACGCGTTCGAGTCGATCGCCGACGAGGCCGCGCGCGACGTGGCGGTGTTGGCGGGCCACAACTCCTTCCAGTACCTGGAGGCCCGCTACGGGTTCCGTCTCCGTTCGCCGGTCGGCGTCTCGCCGCAGAACGAGCCGACGCAGTCGGAGATCGCCGACACGATCGAACTCGTCGACAGCGAGGGGATCGACGTCGTGCTGTACGACCGCTTCCAGTCGCCCCGGCTCGCCGAGTCGATCGTCGAGAACAGCGACGCGACGGAGGCGGTCCCCGTCACGCCCGCCGGGGGGACGACTCGGGAGTGGAACGACGCCGGCTACGGCTACCTCGACCAGATGACCGAGGTCAACGTCCCCGCCTTCGAGCGGGCGTTCGGCGCGCAGTGA
- a CDS encoding YbaK/EbsC family protein, with amino-acid sequence MHPRAAEFEEEAAERYGVDVDVLEFDAGTETAAAAADAVGCETGAIASTIVVSLSGGDRDGALVAAVTSGANRLDLDAIADHFGADTAEMGDPSRIREVVGWSIGGVPPIAHDAALPTVFDPTLTEYDTVYGAAGTPSAVFAVDPETLAELADATVVDLTE; translated from the coding sequence ATGCATCCACGCGCGGCGGAGTTCGAAGAGGAGGCGGCGGAACGCTACGGAGTCGACGTCGACGTGCTGGAGTTCGACGCGGGCACGGAGACGGCGGCGGCCGCGGCCGACGCCGTCGGCTGCGAGACCGGCGCCATCGCGTCGACCATCGTCGTCTCGCTCTCCGGCGGTGACCGGGACGGAGCGCTCGTCGCAGCGGTCACAAGCGGCGCGAACCGACTGGATCTGGACGCGATCGCCGATCACTTCGGTGCCGACACCGCCGAGATGGGCGATCCGAGCCGGATCCGCGAGGTCGTCGGCTGGAGCATCGGCGGCGTCCCGCCGATCGCTCACGACGCCGCGCTCCCGACCGTCTTCGACCCGACGCTCACCGAGTACGACACGGTTTACGGCGCGGCCGGGACGCCGAGCGCGGTGTTCGCGGTCGATCCCGAGACGCTCGCCGAGCTCGCGGACGCGACCGTCGTCGACCTCACGGAGTGA
- a CDS encoding ribosome assembly factor SBDS, translated as MISLDEAVTARLESHGERFEVLIDPDAALAIKRGEFEGDLEEVIAAEDVFENASRGDRPAEEDLETVFGTTDALEIIPEVVDRGEIQITAEQRAEMQERKHNQLVTTITRNAVNPQMDDSPHPPERIERALEEAGFQIDPMEPVENQVDDALDALRPVIPIRFEEVTMAVQLPADYAGSGQAQIREFGDLEREEWQNDGSWVGVLTFPAGLQNDLYDLVNEITSGEGDARVIKDKDELRTR; from the coding sequence ATGATATCGCTCGACGAGGCCGTGACGGCCCGACTGGAGTCACACGGGGAGCGCTTCGAGGTCCTGATCGACCCCGACGCCGCGCTCGCCATCAAGCGCGGGGAGTTCGAGGGGGACCTCGAGGAGGTCATCGCCGCCGAGGACGTCTTCGAGAACGCCTCACGGGGCGATCGCCCCGCGGAAGAGGACTTGGAGACCGTCTTCGGCACCACGGACGCGCTCGAAATCATTCCGGAGGTCGTCGATCGCGGGGAGATACAGATCACCGCCGAGCAGCGCGCGGAGATGCAAGAGCGGAAGCACAACCAGCTCGTGACCACCATCACGCGCAACGCCGTGAACCCGCAGATGGACGACTCGCCGCACCCGCCCGAGCGGATCGAGCGCGCCTTGGAGGAGGCCGGGTTCCAGATCGACCCGATGGAGCCGGTGGAAAACCAGGTCGACGACGCGCTCGACGCGCTCCGCCCCGTGATCCCGATCCGGTTCGAGGAGGTGACGATGGCGGTTCAGCTCCCGGCCGACTACGCGGGGTCCGGGCAGGCACAGATCCGCGAGTTCGGCGACCTCGAACGCGAGGAGTGGCAGAACGACGGCTCGTGGGTCGGTGTGTTAACGTTCCCGGCCGGGCTCCAGAACGACCTCTACGACCTCGTCAACGAGATCACGTCCGGGGAGGGGGACGCCCGCGTGATCAAGGACAAAGACGAGCTCCGGACCCGGTAA
- a CDS encoding DUF7576 family protein has translation MVDPTSELEEDVDEESAPSCAACGEPALGTGHRTVTWVDGDDAVHRHFCSESCREDWDDERPAATE, from the coding sequence ATGGTGGATCCGACCTCGGAACTCGAGGAGGACGTCGACGAGGAGTCCGCACCGAGCTGCGCTGCGTGCGGCGAGCCGGCGCTGGGGACCGGACATCGAACGGTCACGTGGGTCGACGGCGACGACGCCGTCCACCGACACTTCTGTTCCGAGTCGTGCCGCGAGGACTGGGACGACGAGCGGCCGGCGGCGACCGAGTAG